From Scomber scombrus chromosome 9, fScoSco1.1, whole genome shotgun sequence, one genomic window encodes:
- the cenpu gene encoding centromere protein U has translation MSAKKGRKKKMLPAAAEDSQKAPSVDQLDSANLSAIERDSFMKGLQSANDGNPLHSTAMEEDLDVLEEGRVNKGTAGKKNITAKQQGAAVKRKQMEPVVESDHENQQQKKRRSTIGRGKARPDKGGATERKKRASEEERGQSEAEGTETQADPSTATQERNPQTPAGVKRQVGGKPAKRRSVKQKPEARPVKNQQMKDKKRKGESGTSSDPQSQEQSDSDAVQQRRNRVLPSDDDDDKVEDTSWKPTPKKGRGTRKSLSGKSNSRKSSSGSASAEAEKTKRVEVKKKRRRGGTQLEEVLDAFMDFCEQYRETVESRAVKESIDSFSNNVKEQLMEKISSHKDLHVLKRENAKVASLTRTKMQRLLDAKHEMMRAKKQVSLLKKEKAELELRLSDLRRSQSFLCDIRELNRQYLNYRQAHPKEKEKYGASSLPALLVEAKQIQGAERQLRAINNRLEKTLKKNGK, from the exons atgag TGCCAAAAAGggcagaaaaaagaagatgctcccagctgctgcagaggaCAGTCAA AAAGCTCCATCTGTAGATCAGTTGGATTCTGCCAACCTGTCTGCTATAGAGAGAGACAGCTTCATGAAAGGACTGCAGTCAGCAAATGATG GCAACCCTCTCCACAGTACCGCCATGGAAGAAGATTTAGATGTCTTGGAGGAGGGACGGGTGAACAAAGGAACAGCGGGGAAAAAGAACATTACTGCCAAACAGCAAGGAGCTGCTGTGAAAAGGAAACAGATGGAGCCGGTTGTAGAGAGTGATCATGAAAaccagcagcagaagaagaggaggagtacAATAGGGAGGGGCAAGGCCAG ACCTGATAAAGGAGGAgcgacagagagaaagaagagagcgtctgaagaggagagaggacagtcGGAGGCGGAGGGGACGGAGACTCAGGCAGATCCAAGCACCGCCACCCAGGAGAGAAACCCACAGACACCAGCAGGTGTTAAACGGCAGGTGGGGGGCAAGCCTGCGAAGAGGAGGAGTGTTAAACAGAAGCCTGAAGCAAG ACCAGTGAAGAATCAGCAgatgaaagacaagaaaagaaagggtGAATCAGGGACGTCCAGTGATCCTCAGTCACAG GAGCAGTCTGACTCTGACGCTGTCCAGCAGAGACGTAACAGAGTCCTGccctctgatgatgatgatgacaaggTGGAGGACACCAGCTGG AAACCGACTCCGAAGAAAGGTAGAGGGACGAGAAAATCTTTATCTGGCAAGTCCAATTCCAGGAAGTCTTCATCTG GCAGTGCATCAGCTGAAGCAGAAAAGACCAAAAGAGTGGAAGTAAAGAAGAAGAGACGTCGTGGAGGAACACAGTTAGAGGAGGTGCTGGATGCCTTCATGGATTTCTGTGAGCAGTACAG gGAGACGGTGGAGTCCAGAGCTGTCAAAGAGTCCATCGATTCTTTCTCCAACAATGTGAAGGAACAGCTGATGGAAAAG ATCTCTTCTCACAAGGATCTCCATGTTCTAAAGAGAGAAAACGCTAAG gtggcCTCTTTGACCCGTACAAAGATGCAGAGACTGCTGGACGCCAAACATGAGATGATGAG GGCTAAAAAGCAGGTTTCACtgctaaagaaagaaaaagcagaactgGAGCTCAGATTATCCGACCTGAGGCGAAGCCAGTCCTTCCTCTGTGACATCAGAGAACTCAACAGACAATACTTAAATTACCGTCAGGCACACccgaaagagaaagagaag TATGGGGCCTCCAGTTTGCCAGCTCTATTAGTGGAGGCCAAGCAGATTCAAGGAGCAGAGCGTCAGCTGAGAGCGATCAATAACCGTCtggaaaaaacactgaagaagaaTGGAAAATAA